The following is a genomic window from Thaumasiovibrio subtropicus.
ATAGGCTTTTGCCCCGCTGCTGTATTTGTCGTAATACATTGCAGGTTGGCCATGGCTTGGCGCTTCAGCAAGACGGACATTGCGCGGAATCACGGTGCGGAACACTTTGTCACCAAAATGCTTCTTAAGCTGTTCCGACACTTCATTCGCCAGTCGATTACGCGGATCATACATAGTGCGTAACAAACCTTCGATTTTCAGATCCGCGTTAACTACGGCAGTGAGCTTGCTGATGGTGTCCATTAACGCCGTTAACCCTTCCAATGCAAAGTACTCACATTGCATCGGTACCAGTACGGAATCGGCAGCAGTCATCGCATTGATTGTAAGAAGGTTGAGCGCAGGAGGACAATCAATAAAGATGAAATCATAGTTATCGCGGATTGGCGCGAGGGCGTTGCGCAGCCTCACTTCCCGAGCGAAAACTTCCATCAATTTGATTTCAGCGGCAGTCACATCGCCATTGGCAGCAATGAGGTGGTACCCGCCTTCCGTCTGGGTAATCACTACCTGTTCAGGCGGGGTTTCTTCTACTAAGAGGTCATAGGCAGTCGCATCAACTTGATATTTATCGACACCACTGGCCATTGTGGCATTGCCTTGCGGATCAAGGTCGATAACCATGACACGCCGTTTCGTTGCGGCGAGTGATGCCGCTAAATTAACCGTAGTTGTCGTTTTACCAACACCACCTTTTTGGTTTGCAACTGCAATAATCTTTGCCACAAACAGACCTCTCCGTTATTTTTTCAGTATCACCAGATGGCGCTCTCCTTCCAACTCAGGGACGTTTAAGCTATGTACAGTTTCTACCTGACACCATTCGGGCAGTTCGCTTAACTCATCTTGGTTAAGCTGTCCTTTTAATGCTAAAAATCGTCCATGCGTTTCTGCAGGAAGGTGTTTACACCAGTTTACCATGTCGGAAACCGAGGCAAAGGCTCGGCTCAATACGCCGTCAAACCCTTGATCTGGTTGGAACTCTTCAACACGGCTTTGCACTGGCGTGACATTTTTAATGCCAAGTTCATGCGCGACCTGACGAATAAATCTTATACGCTTGCCTAAGCTGTCAAGCAAGACAAATGACTTTTCAGGGCACATAATCGCAAGCGGGATCCCAGGAAGTCCCGGCCCAGTGCCGACATCGATGTACTGCTGACCATCCAGTTGTGGCGCAACAACGATACTATCCATGATGTGTTTAACTAACATGTCATTCGGATCGCGCACCGATGTGAGGTTGTATGCCTTGTTCCATTTGTGCAGTAGAGCGACATAGCCGGTCAACTGCTCTAACTGCTGCTCAGTGACGACCAGGCCAGCCTGGTCGACTAATTGTTGTAAACGTTGTTTCACTTACGCGCCTTTTTTCAACATGCCTTGCTTTTTGAGGTATACCAAAAGCAGAGAAATCGCTGCTGGTGTGATACCGGAAATACGTGACGCCATACCAATAGTTTCGGGACGAGCATCATTGAGTTTCACAACCACTTCATTCGATAGCCCTTTCACCACACTGTAGTCTAAATCAAGGGGTAACTTCGTTTTTTCATGGCGCAATGACTTTTCAACTTCATCTTGCTGACGATCGATGTAACCTTGATATTTTACTTGGATCTCGATCTGCTCACGCGCTTGAAGATCTTCGATGGGAGGCGCAAATGCATCAAGTGCCGTCAGTTGATCATAAGTAACTTCAGGACGACGCAAGAGATCTTCGCCATTCGCTTCACGCGTCAAAGGCGATTTCAAAATCGCATTCACCGCATCGACGCTCGTCGATGTCGGGGCAGCCCAAAGGCCACGCAAACGCTGACGCTCTTCTTCGATGTTATCCATTTTTTCATTGAAACGAGCCCATCGCGCATCATCAACCAAACCAAGCTCGCGTCCTTTTTCCGTCAAACGAATGTCGGCATTATCTTCACGCAGTAACAGGCGATACTCCGCACGCGAAGTAAACATACGGTATGGTTCTTTAGTTCCCATAGTCGAGAGATCGTCAATGAGCACACCCATATAAGCTTGATCACGACGAGGACACCAACCATCAAGACCTTGAGCTTGAAGTGCTGCGTTCATGCCGGCTAAGAGTCCTTGCGCTGCTGCTTCTTCGTATCCGGTCGTGCCATTAATCTGCCCCGCAAAGAATAGGCCAGCGATAAATTTGGTTTCAAACGTCGACTTCAAATCACGAGGATCAAAGAAATCATACTCAATCGCATAGCCAGGGCGAATAATGCGTGCGTCTTCAAATCCTTTCATGGATTGAACGATCTTCATTTGTACGT
Proteins encoded in this region:
- the rsmG gene encoding 16S rRNA (guanine(527)-N(7))-methyltransferase RsmG, whose amino-acid sequence is MKQRLQQLVDQAGLVVTEQQLEQLTGYVALLHKWNKAYNLTSVRDPNDMLVKHIMDSIVVAPQLDGQQYIDVGTGPGLPGIPLAIMCPEKSFVLLDSLGKRIRFIRQVAHELGIKNVTPVQSRVEEFQPDQGFDGVLSRAFASVSDMVNWCKHLPAETHGRFLALKGQLNQDELSELPEWCQVETVHSLNVPELEGERHLVILKK
- a CDS encoding ParA family protein, with protein sequence MAKIIAVANQKGGVGKTTTTVNLAASLAATKRRVMVIDLDPQGNATMASGVDKYQVDATAYDLLVEETPPEQVVITQTEGGYHLIAANGDVTAAEIKLMEVFAREVRLRNALAPIRDNYDFIFIDCPPALNLLTINAMTAADSVLVPMQCEYFALEGLTALMDTISKLTAVVNADLKIEGLLRTMYDPRNRLANEVSEQLKKHFGDKVFRTVIPRNVRLAEAPSHGQPAMYYDKYSSGAKAYLALAGEMLRRNDITQPVHA